The following coding sequences are from one Perognathus longimembris pacificus isolate PPM17 chromosome 13, ASM2315922v1, whole genome shotgun sequence window:
- the LOC125361606 gene encoding olfactory receptor 4C11-like — protein sequence MNNKSVTEFILFGLTQDPEKQKAIFGIFLILYLMTLMGNFLIVVTIKTSKTLGSPMYFFLFYLSFADACFSTTTAPRLIVDAISQKKTISYNECMTQVFAAHFFGCMEIFVLILMAFDRYMAICRPLRYTTIMSQRVCGILVILAWVGSCIHSSAQIFLALRLPFCGPNVIDHYFCDLQPLLKLACMDTYVINLLVVSNSGAICMVSFVILLISYVVILYSLRNHSAEGRRKALSTCTSHFIVVVIFFGPCIFIYTRPPTTFPVDKMVAVFYTIGTPLLNPLIYTLRNAEVKNAMKKLWCRKV from the coding sequence ATGAATAACAAAAGTGTGACTGAATTCATTCTGTTTGGGTTGACACAGGATCCTGAGAAGCAGAAGGCAATATTTGGCATCTTCTTGATTCTTTACCTCATGACTCTGATGGGGAATTTTCTCATTGTGGTAACCATTAAAACCAGCAAGACTCTGGGGAgtcccatgtactttttcctcttCTACCTCTCTTTTGCTGATGCTTGCTTCTCGACAACCACAGCCCCTAGATTGATTGTGGATGCCATCTCTCAGAAGAAGACCATTTCCTACAACGAGTGCATGACCCAAGTTTTTGCAGCCCATTTCTTTGGGTGCATGGAGATCTTTGTGCTCATCCTCATGGCCTTTGATCGTTATATGGCTATTTGCAGGCCTCTGAGATATACAACCATCATGAGCCAGCGTGTCTGTGGGATTTTAGTAATCTTGGCATGGGTGGGATCATGCATTCATTCTTCtgcacagattttcctggcttTGAGATTACCCTTCTGTGGCCCAAATGTAATTGATCACTATTTCTGTGATTTACAGCCCTTACTGAAACTTGCCTGCATGGACACCTATGTGATCAATTTACTAGTGGTTTCTAATAGTGGGGCCATATGCATGGTCAGTTTTGTGATCCTTTTGATCTCCTATGTTGTCATTTTATACTCTCTGAGAAACCACAGTGCCGAAGGAAGGCGCAAAGCCCTGTCCACTTGCACCTCTCACTTTATTGTGGTTGTCATATTTTTTGGACcctgtatatttatatacacacgtCCACCAACTACCTTTCCAGTAGACAAAATGGTAGCTGTGTTTTATACAATTGGCACTCCCTTGCTCAATCCTTTGATCTATACCCTGAggaatgcagaagtaaaaaatgCCATGAAAAAACTATGGTGTAGAAAAGTATGA